The following coding sequences lie in one Vibrio spartinae genomic window:
- the nrdD gene encoding anaerobic ribonucleoside-triphosphate reductase, which produces MKPIVIKRDGSRAAFHRDRIQAAVEAAAEHTDQELAIYALNVALAVELKLKDYKEVHIAEIQMLVENELMQGPYKSLARSYIEYRHDRDIAREKQSALTREIEGLINESNADLLNENANKDGKVIPTQRDLLAGIVAKHYAKTRILPRDIVQAHEAGDIHYHDLDYAPFFPMFNCMLIDLKGMLTHGFKMGNAEIDTPKSISTATAVTAQIIAQVASHIYGGTTINRIDEILEPYVLASYHKHLDVAHEWDIHDPEAFAATRTEKECYDAFQSLEYEVNTLHTANGQTPFVTFGFGLGTSWASRLIQISILKNRIAGLGKNHKTAVFPKLVFAIKDGLNHQAGEPNYDIKQLALDCATKRMYPDILNYDRVVDVTGSFKTPMGCRSFLSTYEEHGELIHDGRNNLGVVSLNLPRIALQAKGDLTRFYQILDERLSLARRALETRISRLEKVRARVAPILYMEGACGVRLEADEPIAHIFKNGRASISLGYIGVHETINALFGDQQHVYDHQKLRDEAIKIIGYLKAATNRWAEETGYGFSLYGTPSENLCNRFCRIDAKEFGMFDGVTDKGYYTNSFHLDVEKTVNPYDKIDFEMPYPALSSGGFICYGEFPNMQRNVEALENVWDYSYSRVPYYGTNTPIDECYECGYTGEFSCTSKGFVCPKCGNHDPAKVSVIRRVCGYLGSPDARPFNFGKQEEVKRRVKHL; this is translated from the coding sequence GTGAAACCGATTGTGATCAAACGCGATGGCTCAAGAGCAGCGTTTCATCGAGACAGAATTCAGGCTGCTGTTGAAGCAGCAGCCGAACATACTGATCAAGAACTGGCCATCTATGCCTTAAATGTTGCGCTGGCTGTAGAGTTGAAGCTCAAGGATTACAAAGAAGTTCATATTGCAGAAATTCAGATGTTGGTTGAGAACGAATTAATGCAGGGCCCTTATAAATCATTGGCTCGTTCTTACATTGAATATCGTCATGATCGTGATATTGCCCGAGAGAAACAAAGTGCGCTGACACGAGAAATTGAAGGGTTGATCAATGAAAGCAATGCTGACTTGCTAAATGAAAATGCCAATAAAGATGGCAAGGTGATTCCGACTCAGCGTGACTTGTTGGCTGGGATTGTCGCGAAACACTATGCCAAGACCCGAATTCTTCCCCGTGATATCGTCCAGGCACATGAAGCCGGCGATATTCACTACCATGATCTGGACTACGCACCTTTCTTTCCGATGTTCAACTGTATGTTGATTGATTTGAAAGGCATGTTGACGCACGGCTTCAAAATGGGCAATGCAGAAATCGATACACCGAAATCGATCTCGACAGCAACAGCCGTGACGGCCCAGATTATTGCTCAAGTTGCCAGCCACATTTATGGCGGGACGACGATTAATCGCATTGATGAAATCTTGGAACCTTACGTTCTGGCAAGCTATCACAAACATCTTGATGTTGCCCACGAATGGGATATTCACGATCCCGAAGCATTTGCGGCCACGCGGACTGAAAAAGAGTGTTATGACGCATTTCAATCGCTGGAATATGAAGTGAACACGCTGCACACTGCCAACGGACAGACTCCTTTTGTGACGTTCGGTTTTGGTCTGGGTACCAGTTGGGCTTCGCGGCTGATTCAAATTTCTATTTTGAAAAACCGGATTGCCGGTTTAGGAAAAAATCATAAAACCGCTGTGTTTCCAAAACTTGTTTTTGCGATTAAAGATGGCTTAAACCATCAAGCGGGTGAGCCGAATTATGATATCAAACAACTGGCGCTCGACTGTGCAACCAAGCGGATGTATCCGGATATTCTCAACTATGACCGTGTGGTTGACGTTACCGGTTCCTTTAAAACCCCGATGGGCTGCCGGAGTTTCCTCAGTACCTATGAAGAGCATGGCGAATTAATACATGACGGCCGCAATAACCTTGGGGTCGTGAGTCTAAATCTGCCGCGGATTGCATTGCAGGCCAAAGGGGATTTGACGCGCTTCTACCAAATTCTTGATGAACGTTTGTCACTGGCGCGTCGGGCGCTGGAAACCCGAATTAGCCGTTTAGAAAAAGTCCGCGCGCGGGTTGCTCCGATTCTGTACATGGAAGGTGCTTGTGGGGTCAGACTGGAAGCGGATGAGCCGATTGCTCATATCTTTAAAAATGGTCGGGCATCGATTTCACTGGGTTATATTGGGGTTCATGAAACGATCAACGCACTGTTTGGTGATCAACAGCATGTTTATGATCACCAAAAACTCCGGGATGAAGCGATAAAAATTATTGGTTACCTTAAAGCAGCCACCAACCGCTGGGCGGAAGAAACGGGGTATGGGTTCAGTCTGTACGGTACACCGAGTGAAAACTTGTGTAACCGTTTCTGCCGTATTGATGCCAAAGAGTTTGGGATGTTCGACGGTGTAACCGATAAGGGTTACTACACCAATAGTTTCCATTTGGATGTAGAGAAAACGGTCAATCCATACGACAAGATTGACTTTGAAATGCCATATCCGGCGCTTTCGAGTGGTGGTTTTATCTGTTACGGCGAGTTCCCGAATATGCAGCGTAATGTTGAAGCGTTGGAGAACGTTTGGGATTACAGCTACAGTCGCGTGCCTTACTACGGGACCAATACCCCGATCGATGAATGTTATGAGTGTGGTTATACCGGCGAATTTTCTTGTACCAGTAAAGGATTTGTTTGTCCGAAATGTGGTAACCATGACCCGGCCAAAGTGTCCGTCATCCGCCGGGTATGCGGCTATTTAGGCAGCCCTGATGCTCGACCGTTCAATTTTGGTAAGCAAGAAGAAGTTAAACGACGAGTGAAGCACCTATAA